From Brochothrix thermosphacta DSM 20171 = FSL F6-1036, a single genomic window includes:
- the rpsD gene encoding 30S ribosomal protein S4, translated as MARYTGPSWKLSRRLGLSLLGTGKELEKRPYAPGQHGPTQRTKLSEYALQQQEKQKLRHMFGITERQYHNTFLRAGKLQGKQGENFMILLEQRLDNVVYRLGLARTRRGARQLVNHGHILVDGKRVDIPSYQVDPGQVISVREKSLNNSSIKESLEVAPAVAEYLTFDAEKIVGSLVRLPERSELHPEINEAFIVEFYSR; from the coding sequence ATGGCTCGTTATACAGGTCCATCTTGGAAATTGTCTCGCCGCTTAGGCCTTTCACTTCTAGGAACAGGTAAAGAATTAGAAAAACGTCCGTATGCTCCAGGTCAACATGGCCCTACGCAACGTACAAAATTAAGCGAATACGCTTTACAACAACAAGAAAAACAAAAATTACGTCACATGTTCGGTATAACTGAACGTCAATACCACAACACTTTCTTACGTGCTGGTAAACTACAAGGTAAACAAGGTGAAAACTTTATGATCCTTTTAGAGCAACGTTTAGATAACGTAGTATACCGTTTAGGTTTAGCTCGTACTCGTCGTGGAGCTCGTCAATTAGTAAACCATGGTCATATTTTAGTCGATGGTAAACGTGTTGATATTCCTTCATACCAAGTAGATCCTGGTCAAGTTATCTCTGTTCGTGAAAAATCACTTAACAACTCTTCTATTAAAGAGTCTTTAGAAGTGGCACCAGCAGTAGCTGAATACTTAACTTTCGACGCTGAAAAAATCGTTGGATCGTTAGTACGCTTACCAGAACGTTCTGAATTACACCCAGAAATTAACGAAGCGTTTATCGTTGAGTTTTACTCACGTTAA
- a CDS encoding GAF domain-containing protein encodes MTDSKQYERLIKQTEALLMGENNLIANMSNVSALLNETLEDINWVGFYLYEQDELILGPFQGKVACVHIPLGKGVCGTAAESLESIVVPDVNAFPGHIACDSASLSEIVIPIVKDNKLIGVLDIDAPIKKRFSDHDKHYLEQVVTYL; translated from the coding sequence ATGACAGATTCAAAGCAATACGAACGTTTAATCAAACAAACCGAGGCACTCTTGATGGGCGAAAACAACTTAATCGCCAACATGAGCAACGTCTCTGCTTTACTAAACGAAACACTTGAAGATATTAACTGGGTTGGTTTTTACCTTTATGAACAAGATGAACTTATATTAGGACCCTTCCAAGGTAAAGTTGCCTGTGTCCATATCCCATTAGGAAAAGGCGTGTGTGGCACCGCAGCAGAAAGTCTTGAAAGTATCGTCGTTCCAGATGTAAATGCTTTCCCCGGCCATATTGCCTGTGACAGTGCTTCTTTATCTGAAATTGTTATCCCTATTGTTAAAGATAACAAATTAATCGGTGTTTTAGATATTGATGCCCCGATTAAAAAGCGTTTTTCTGACCATGACAAACACTATTTAGAGCAAGTAGTTACATATCTTTAA